A section of the Geoalkalibacter ferrihydriticus DSM 17813 genome encodes:
- a CDS encoding FixH family protein: protein MKRPAFDSRIPLVIVIIGALSVFLTLGGLNLSMRQLPQSANPAPSAPREVFPQEERAAAGLTWELALSIEENQLRAHLTDHQGRPVTGGQGLLTLAEGSRQLRELPLRETAPGLYVAALPTDLAEQVQARIRIEQAQNHIARSMLIMF from the coding sequence ATGAAACGCCCTGCCTTTGACAGCCGCATCCCCCTTGTCATCGTCATCATCGGCGCCCTCTCGGTGTTTCTCACCCTTGGCGGACTCAACCTCTCCATGCGCCAGTTGCCACAGTCCGCAAACCCCGCTCCGAGCGCGCCCCGCGAGGTGTTTCCTCAGGAGGAACGCGCGGCGGCAGGTCTGACCTGGGAACTGGCCTTGAGCATCGAAGAGAATCAGCTCCGGGCGCACCTGACGGACCACCAAGGTCGGCCCGTGACCGGCGGCCAAGGCCTGCTTACCCTGGCGGAAGGATCGCGGCAGCTGCGCGAACTGCCGTTGCGCGAAACAGCCCCGGGGCTTTACGTTGCCGCTTTGCCCACCGACCTGGCCGAACAGGTGCAGGCCCGGATCCGCATCGAACAGGCGCAAAATCACATCGCCCGCTCGATGCTCATTATGTTCTGA
- a CDS encoding helix-turn-helix transcriptional regulator, with protein MKQPLPPMVNLDSDAIRRIREEKRLTQLYVAKVVGVTTDTVSRWENNRYPSIKRENALRLAEALEIPVGDILEKGTAPTAPDQGADVVPEEPAGEKGSPLLRRIVALVFFAFVAVAVTVFFWGRQDELALDRFSAQRLLPNYAAPETVIPVRIRLMADTTAKGFILREHFPRGWKMVEASPPPSSLDNEAGVARWIIKPGEERPRVVYRLKVDATADVGSQARFSGEIVVSPTGRSLSVPTNGDKVLKVAPIIWADLDGDGVIDDGEMLEASDTYDEMRGVHMDWDILEKIWDAGGYRWDAEEVRFIPERPAAPNASSPLTP; from the coding sequence ATGAAGCAGCCTTTGCCACCCATGGTCAACCTTGACAGCGATGCGATCCGCCGCATTCGCGAAGAAAAACGCTTGACCCAGCTCTATGTCGCCAAGGTCGTCGGCGTGACGACCGATACGGTGTCGCGCTGGGAGAATAACCGCTATCCAAGCATCAAGCGCGAGAATGCCCTGCGTCTTGCCGAGGCGTTGGAAATCCCCGTTGGTGATATTTTGGAAAAGGGCACAGCCCCGACAGCGCCGGATCAGGGTGCGGATGTCGTGCCTGAAGAGCCTGCGGGAGAGAAGGGATCTCCTTTACTGCGCCGGATTGTTGCCTTGGTGTTTTTTGCCTTTGTCGCGGTCGCGGTGACCGTGTTTTTCTGGGGGCGCCAAGACGAACTAGCCTTGGACCGATTTTCCGCGCAACGCCTGCTGCCCAATTATGCCGCGCCGGAGACGGTCATTCCGGTCCGGATTCGCTTGATGGCCGATACCACGGCCAAGGGTTTCATTCTGCGCGAGCATTTTCCCCGAGGCTGGAAGATGGTTGAAGCCAGTCCGCCTCCTTCGAGCCTGGATAACGAAGCGGGGGTGGCACGCTGGATCATCAAGCCGGGCGAGGAGCGGCCGCGCGTGGTATATCGGCTCAAGGTCGACGCGACGGCGGACGTCGGCAGCCAGGCCCGCTTCAGCGGAGAGATTGTGGTCAGTCCGACGGGCCGCAGCCTGTCGGTGCCGACCAACGGCGACAAGGTTCTCAAGGTCGCCCCGATCATCTGGGCCGACCTCGACGGCGACGGCGTGATCGACGATGGAGAAATGCTGGAAGCCTCGGATACCTATGATGAAATGAGGGGTGTGCACATGGATTGGGACATCCTCGAAAAGATCTGGGATGCCGGTGGTTATCGCTGGGACGCCGAGGAAGTTCGTTTTATCCCCGAACGGCCTGCCGCGCCCAATGCCTCTTCGCCTCTGACCCCTTAA
- a CDS encoding sensor histidine kinase: protein MISTIGKKLFFLTAALQVLVLAATLGFLERSQARQWEEHLHTQSLAFARLATPELLRFFRGTFPPSQQPPPRELRELLSFNQDLMQFSLYAPSGRLLYASPLLGEAAVVAVGDLLEADPGSLRVQQPQTSLERRQLGGEHFLDLIHPAFGPTGEHVLSVRYLISSAGIRELQAATRADYLRIALIAALTSLVLAALMARWVSRPVRQLTSGARALARGETPQHLHLRGRDEIGALARAFNDMASSLAAKHGELLEKNTALAAANQDLRQMQDSLVRAEKLAAIGQLAAGVSHEIDNPVGIILGYAELLRDEFPDGDARREDVETIIRECQRCRRITGGLLGFARQQPTHCEPLDLNTLAADILRSLQVQKLFRDIRWVTSFAPAPVIVAGDSDKLRQVLINLLLNAGQALNGHGEICLEIRRVDGCAEILVADSGPGIAEADLEKVFEPFYSTKERGQGTGLGLAVCRKLVDEHGGRVSAARRANGGAQFRVLLPLAQEEKCFDISPDNSLG, encoded by the coding sequence GTGATTTCCACTATCGGTAAAAAACTCTTTTTCCTCACCGCGGCCCTGCAAGTGCTGGTGCTGGCGGCAACCCTCGGGTTTCTCGAACGCAGCCAGGCGCGTCAGTGGGAAGAACATCTTCATACCCAGAGCCTGGCTTTTGCGCGCCTGGCGACCCCCGAACTGCTGAGGTTTTTTCGCGGAACCTTCCCTCCGTCCCAACAGCCGCCGCCGCGAGAACTCCGTGAGTTGCTGAGTTTTAATCAGGATCTGATGCAGTTTTCCCTGTACGCTCCGAGCGGGCGCCTGCTCTATGCCTCGCCCCTGTTGGGCGAGGCTGCCGTGGTCGCGGTGGGTGATCTGCTCGAAGCCGATCCTGGGTCCCTGCGCGTGCAGCAGCCGCAAACATCGCTGGAAAGGCGGCAGCTTGGCGGCGAGCATTTTCTCGACCTGATTCATCCCGCCTTCGGGCCGACGGGTGAACACGTTTTATCTGTCCGCTATCTGATCTCGTCGGCGGGCATCAGAGAGTTGCAAGCGGCGACGCGCGCCGATTATTTGCGCATCGCTCTGATTGCCGCGCTGACCTCGCTGGTCCTCGCCGCTCTGATGGCGCGCTGGGTCAGCCGTCCCGTACGCCAGTTGACATCCGGGGCGCGTGCCTTGGCCCGCGGCGAAACCCCGCAACATCTGCATCTGCGAGGCCGCGATGAAATCGGGGCCCTGGCGCGCGCGTTTAACGACATGGCATCCAGTCTGGCGGCCAAGCATGGCGAGCTCCTCGAAAAAAATACCGCTCTTGCCGCGGCCAATCAAGATCTGCGGCAGATGCAGGACAGTCTGGTGCGCGCTGAAAAGCTGGCCGCCATCGGGCAGTTGGCAGCCGGCGTATCCCATGAGATCGACAATCCCGTCGGCATTATCCTCGGCTACGCCGAATTGCTGCGGGATGAGTTTCCCGACGGGGATGCGCGCCGCGAGGATGTGGAAACCATTATTCGCGAATGTCAGCGTTGTCGCCGCATCACCGGCGGCCTTCTGGGGTTTGCCCGCCAGCAGCCGACCCATTGCGAACCTCTCGACTTGAACACCCTGGCGGCCGACATTCTCCGCTCCCTGCAGGTGCAGAAACTGTTTCGGGACATCCGCTGGGTCACCTCTTTTGCGCCCGCGCCGGTGATCGTCGCGGGCGATTCAGATAAACTCAGGCAGGTTCTGATCAATCTGCTGCTCAATGCCGGCCAGGCCCTGAACGGCCACGGCGAGATCTGTTTAGAGATTCGCCGGGTGGATGGCTGCGCGGAAATTCTGGTGGCCGACAGCGGGCCGGGCATCGCCGAAGCCGACCTGGAGAAGGTCTTTGAACCCTTTTACTCGACCAAGGAGCGTGGTCAGGGAACAGGTCTGGGGCTGGCCGTGTGCCGCAAGCTGGTGGACGAGCATGGAGGTCGCGTGAGTGCCGCTCGGCGCGCGAACGGCGGCGCGCAGTTCCGTGTGCTGCTGCCTTTGGCGCAAGAGGAAAAATGTTTTGACATCAGTCCGGATAATTCATTAGGATAG